A portion of the Toxoplasma gondii ME49 chromosome VIIb, whole genome shotgun sequence genome contains these proteins:
- a CDS encoding hypothetical protein (encoded by transcript TGME49_257572~Predicted trans-membrane domain (TMHMM2.0):184-207:246-269), with the protein MRSPSPAPLSVPPSRVEHTQGGRRTLAPAFDRQTRSSSLLPKLLRSPILSVCSRSASTLFVALVAFVLLSSSVTRAPLGQAATLDESQDVSSWLNVDEAPLWPTTKNLHPEDFVQETENVTQSKGSSDTVTSSLTRTGPWRLPASPLEELGLVRGQNLGGGGQTWGSPASSHGYRPLRLSGRNRAASRSVAALAVMMSLVFLTVFLAHRFTTRGRKPKALLNMVANSLPRLGTGSRADAQRTARRSALRLFAGISVLLGLAVATAIFAFDDETLPILKPVREAVQPYVDEWAPVVEAYLRQLYDSVGAFMPANVSSKTTGRPPSSQSRQ; encoded by the coding sequence ATGCGTTCTCCCTCGCCGGCGCCGCTCTCGGTCCCGCCTTCGCGGGTCGAGCACACTCAGGGGGGGCGCCGGACGCTCGCTCCGGCGTTTGACCGTCAAACTCGCTCCAGCTCCCTTCTCCCGAAactccttcgttctcccatcctctccgtctgctccAGGTCTGCGTCGACCTTGTTTGTGGCTCTGGTTGCGTTCGTCCTACTCAGTTCTTCCGTGACCCGCGCGCCGCTCGGCCAGGCCGCCACCCTCGACGAATCCCAAGATGTGTCGTCGTGGCTAAACGTAGATGAGGCCCCGCTGTGGCCAACGACAAAGAATTTGCATCCCGAAGACTTCGTCCAAGAAACCGAAAACGTCACCCAGAGCAAGGGCTCCTCTGACACTGTCACATCATCCCTCACTCGCACCGGTCCCTGGCGATTACCCGCCTCACCCCTCGAAGAACTCGGCCTGGTTCGAGGTCAAAATTTGGGGGGGGGAGGCCAGACATGGGGGAGCCCTGCATCCAGTCACGGTTACCGTCCGCTGCGCCTCTCCGGCCGAAACAGGGCGGCGTCTCGATCTGTTGCAGCCTTGGCCGTGATGATGTCACTGGTCTTCCTCACTGTCTTCTTGGCGCATCGCTTCACGACCCGAGGGCGGAAGCCCAAAGCGCTCCTGAACATGGTTGCGAACTCGCTTCCGCGACTCGGCACCGGGTCGAGAGCTGACGCTCAGCGAACTGCGCGCCGTTCTGCCCTGCGACTTTTTGCTGGCATCTCCGTCTTGCTCGGACTCGCCGTCGCGACCGCCATCTTCGCCTTCGATGATGAGACGCTGCCTATCCTGAAACCAGTGCGCGAAGCTGTGCAACCGTATGTGGACGAGTGGGCACCGGTGGTCGAGGCCTACTTGCGTCAACTGTATGACAGTGTCGGAGCCTTTATGCCAGCGAACGTCTCGTCGAAGACGACCGGACGGCCGCCTTCGTCGCAGTCGAGACAGTGA
- a CDS encoding hypothetical protein (encoded by transcript TGME49_257568~Signal peptide predicted by SignalP 2.0 HMM (probability 0.508) with cleavage site probability 0.181 at residue 19) has translation MLSVGASAWTLSLQSHAWSVETSSATSDESYVHVRQPVMFSGGISTRSCCDPMRNTPLEFSFDFEHLLYSARSFPVPCFRYHTNFCQLPDCATTAATAFLRQEHPGGFKRYRCLSTQQLCEHCFLLWFPLLNVIWPRGSQRCVLRHFVSPNLCKKNLIRAGVKPFIRHFLHKSFPCLADRSGSEGSVRFCPAKQPARAVSLCENHLLKSRACSPLLLCIALHRDPFAFHWGVRASSSSTFFSAWHCSAGLHYAFFCAPRTRVPRKSRIDEELPPACTRDPFWVYRVWKFMRGRSSVSPVGDGLRCAPIVDLSCLSVFRAGAFSDFFASPQFVPFFLGLRIANGPCLTRGLKLRDLDREGDTIPSVSNAAPSHREVECGIWGPRGGTQFFALLICSTGAQSALQVATSAPFFSRETSASRKSGASGGTADRAAPPKTAPLPPAGETRHGKVTE, from the coding sequence ATGCTGTCCGTCGGCGCATCTGCGTGGACACTCAGTCTCCAGTCCCATGCTTGGAGTGTTGAGACGAGCAGCGCAACAAGTGACGAATCCTACGTACATGTACGCCAACCAGTGATGTTCAGTGGTGGCATCTCTACTAGGAGCTGCTGCGATCCTATGCGGAACACTCCTCTTGAATTCTCCTTTGACTTCGAGCACCTTCTTTATTCTGCCCGCAGTTTCCCGGTCCCTTGTTTTCGTTACCACACTAACTTTTGTCAGCTGCCTGACTGTGCCACCACTGCTGCCACAGCATTTTTACGCCAGGAACATCCTGGTGGGTTTAAGCGGTACCGATGTTTAAGTACACAACAGTTGTGTGAGCACTGTTTCCTGCTCTGGTTTCCATTATTAAATGTTATTTGGCCCCGGGGTTCCCAACGCTGTGTGTTGCGCCACTTTGTCTCTCCGAACTTGTGTAAGAAAAATCTTATCCGGGCAGGCGTAAAACCTTTCATTCGCCACTTCCTTCACAAATCCTTCCCGTGTCTCGCAGACAGAagcggcagcgaaggaagTGTCAGATTTTGCCCGGCGAAGCAACCCGCGAGAGCCGTTTCCCTCTGTGAAAACCACCTCCTGAAATCTCGTGCGTGCTCTCCGCTGTTGCTTTGCATTGCTTTGCATCGGGACCCTTTCGCCTTCCACTGGGGCGTCCgggcctcttcttcgtccacTTTCTTTTCCGCTTGGCACTGTTCTGCCGGTCTACACTacgcttttttctgcgcgCCTCGCACGCGCGTTCCTCGGAAATCCCGGATCGACGAGGAGTTGCCCCCTGCGTGCACCCGTGATCCGTTCTGGGTATACCGGGTCTGGAAGTTTATGCGGGGGCggtcttccgtctctccggTGGGAGACGGCCTGCGCTGCGCCCCCATCGTTGACCTGTCGTGTCTGTCCGTTTTCCGGGCAGGGGCATTCTCagacttcttcgcctctccacagttcgttcctttttttctcggtttGCGGATTGCGAATGGCCCGTGTCTGACTCGCGGGCTGAAGCTGCGGGATCTTGATCGAGAGGGCGACACGATCCCGAGCGTCTCCAACGCGGCCCCGTCACACAGAGAAGTCGAATGTGGTATATGGGGTCCGCGTGGCGGCACCcagttcttcgctctcttgaTCTGTAGCACAGGCGCCCAAAGCGCTCTCCAGGTCGCAACCTCagctccttttttctcgagagaaacaagtgCAAGCCGGAAGTCAGGCGCCTCCGGTGGCACTGCTGATCGGGCTGCGCCGCCGAAAACAGCGCCTCTCCCCCCGGCCGGAGAAACTCGACACGGGAAGGTCACGGAATGA